A portion of the Mustela erminea isolate mMusErm1 chromosome 19, mMusErm1.Pri, whole genome shotgun sequence genome contains these proteins:
- the LOC116579138 gene encoding zinc finger protein 345-like: MSARKSSRLEGQERADVEAGESEDGLETELESLLKTNTKGESEEEMALSQGQLAFRDVAIEFSEEEWGCLTHTQRQLYRDVMLENYRHLLFLGLIVSKPDLVSFLEQKKDPWDMKRKKTVVFDPAVSSQGTLSFLPEPCKKASFQDVSMGRYKHSILEKLHLIIDCDNDRKGYIQIETTAHNSERYKILCKTFLFKSISSARPGVSVSRSSPQTLKRPYLSIENVEHLESYRACAEHNDLNNSENRIGLTIHSNISKLQRFQHGETAAKWDPFERSFTKDSTLPNSQSIFNGEGIAQGSISEKKIYQGSNVKKHLRTHFAENHFKLIKRGEVFSQRSILLSNSMHIRDWPNECERDFKQCSSFSDHPKIYMGKNPSRHKKPGNTFSQSLGTHIHKTICSGEKPYKSKEHSTDIKLPSTLTHHHRIHTGEKPFQCQECGKAFKHSSSLTHHHRIHSGGKPYQCQECGKAFNRSTSFIQHHRIHTGEKPYQCQECGKAFNQSSHLTQHQRIHTGEKPYQCQECGKAFNYSSSLTRHHRIHTGEKPYQCQECGKAFSNSSHLTQHNSIHTGEKPFQCQECGKAFNRISRLTEHHRIHTGEKPYQCVECSKAFNGESNLTRHHRIHTGEKPYKCEECGKAFRQHSKLIQHYRIHTGEKPYKCEECGKAFRQQSNLLEHCRIHFREKPYKCKGCGKAFIHQSGLTTHYRVHTGEKP, encoded by the exons GGACAGCTGGCCTTCAGGGATGTGGCCATCGAATTCTCCGAGGAGGAGTGGGGATGCCTGACCCACACTCAGCGGCAACTGTACAGGGACGTGATGTTGGAGAACTATAGACACCTGCTCTTCTTGG GTCTCATTGTGTCAAAGCCTGATTTGGTCTCCTTTTTGGAGCAAAAGAAGGACCCTTGGGatatgaagagaaagaagacagtggTCTTTGATCCAG CTGTATCTTCACAGGGCACTCTGAGCTTCCTGCCAGAGCCATGCAAAAAAGCTTCATTTCAAGATGTATCCATGGGTCGATATAAACATAGCATCCTTGAGAAGTTACACCTAATAATAGACTGCGATAATGATCGAAAAGGATATATCCAAATTGAGACTACTGCCCATAATAGTGAAAGAtacaaaatactttgtaaaaCCTTCCTTTTTAAGTCCATTAGTTCTGCAAGGCCTGGTGTTTCTGTCAGCAGGAGCTCCCCTCAAACACTCAAACGTCCATATTTATCGATAGAGAATGTGGAACATCTGGAAAGTTACCGAGCCTGTGCTGAACATAATGATTTGAACAATTCTGAAAATAGGATTGGATTGaccattcattcaaatatttctaAACTTCAGAGATTTCAACATGGAGAAACAGCTGCTAAGTGGGATCCATTTGAGAGGTCCTTCACTAAAGACTCAACCCTTCCAAATTCCCAGAGCATTTTCAATGGAGAGGGAATTGCTCAAGGCAGtatatctgagaaaaaaatttatcaaGGCTCAAATGTTAAGAAACATCTGAGGACTCATTTTGCAGAGAACCATTTCAAACTTATTAAACGTGGGGAAGTCTTTTCTCAAAGATCCATCCTTCTGTCTAACAGTATGCATATAAGGGATTGGCCGAATGAATGTGAAAGAGATTTTAAGCAGTGCTCCAGTTTTAGTGATcatccaaaaatttatatgggaaaaaaCCCATCCAGACATAAGAAGCCTGGGAACACGTTTAGTCAGTCATTGGGGACACATATACATAAGACAATCTGtagtggagagaaaccttacaaaagTAAAGAACACAGCACAGACATTAAATTGCCATCAACCCTTACTCaccatcacagaattcatactggagagaaacctttccaatgtcaagaatgtgggaaggcctttaagCACAGCTCAAGTCTTACTCACCATCACAGAATTCATAGTGGAgggaaaccttaccaatgtcaagaatgtggcaaggcttTTAACCGCAGCACAAGTTTTattcaacatcacagaattcatactggagagaaaccttaccaatgtcaagaatgtgggaaggcctttaacCAGTCTTCACACCTTActcaacatcagagaattcatacaggagagaaaccttaccaatgtcaagaatgtggcaaggcctttaactACAGCTCAAGTCTTACtcgacatcacagaattcatactggagagaaaccttaccaatgtcaagaatgtggcaaggcctttagcAATTCTTCACACCTTACTCAACATAACAgcattcatactggagagaaacctttccaatgtcaagaatgtggcaaggcctttaaccgGATATCACGCCTCActgaacatcacagaattcatactggagagaaaccttaccaatgtgtAGAATGTAGCAAGGCCTTTAACGGGGAATCCAACCTTACtcgacatcacagaattcatactggtgagaaaccatacaaatgtgaagaatgtggcaaggcctttaggCAGCATTCAAAACTTATTCAACAttacagaattcatactggagagaaaccttacaaatgtgaagaatgtggcaaggcctttaggCAGCAGTCAAACCTTCTTGAGCATTGCagaattcattttagagagaaaccttacaaatgtaaagGGTGTGGGAAGGCCTTTATCCATCAGTCAGGCCTTACTACACATTACAgagttcatactggagagaaaccttag